The sequence TTATTCTTTTACTTTTGTAGTCTTTATAGACATAATCGGCTTGGTCGAAGTCTCTGTCTCAGTAGCTTTCATGAACCTAACCTCGAATGGTGTAGAGCTTAAAGCCAAACGCCTAACGCCCTGTTTGTCCACAAATATCCCGATATCGCTGCAATCGTTATTGTTAACACAAAACACAATCTTGTAACCGCCAAGACCATCTTCAATTTTCTTGATCTGGAAGAAACCATTTGACGGTTTAGGACCAGCCGCTATGAACAACGCCTCAATAACCGTGATGGGCTCGACGGGAGGGACATACCAATAGGTTGACTGACCACATATCGTGGCTTTGACGTCCATATGGATGTTGAGGTTCGCTGACTCGGGAACGAACGCAACTTTAGTCCTCCAGTCTGAGAATTTTACGGGAATGCCCCTGTTAACCTCTGAATATTCCTGTTTGAGATAGAGGGGACACCAATCATCACCACGGGAGCTGAGAGTCAGGCCGCCACCTCCAGGGCCGGAAATGCGGGGGAGAACATAGTAACTGCCATCGAATATGATATCACCATGAATATCGAGAACTGGTTCGCCGGGGCTTCCGGTCACGGCCAAAACAGCGGTTAAGGCAAGAAGGAAGTAAAACATGGGATTCATTCTTTTTGAGTTTATGTAGTTGATTATATTTGAATGTTATTGGATGAAGAAAATGTGAGTTCATGTGTTCCGTATTTGTACACGAATGTGTGTATACATGCACATACATCTTTGTATACACAACGCTGTTTgaattattaactttaaaattatGCAAGTACATCGAGATTTGAGAAGATGTCTATCGTTTTCTACTCCACTCTCTTTCCACGCTTCtttgattataaatttatttttgatataaacGCTTCTtagttgtccaaaaaaaaacgCTTTTGTTTTTAGTAAAATGttaatttgtttgtttaattATCCCTTATTTCTTATGGGGAGATAGAGTTTAttgaataattatatatgttCACTATGGCTCTAGCTCGTAATTAAGTTTACGATTTAAACGTTATGAAAGGGAAAAAATTCTGGTTCGACACTAGTTTATTTATGTTCACTATAGCTCTGGTTTTATAAGTTGTTGAATGAAACTAAAAGTTCCCCTTGCTTCTGTTAATTTGTCGGTTCAATCTGGTTTGGTTCGAAATGGAGCCGCCAAAATGGAGTACCCACCCACACATGTGTTTCGATTCTTGTGATATGAGCGCAAGTCTTCAGAAGAAAAGGATAAGAACAAGGTTAATTTAAATAGGAAATATATCAAAagatctcctatatattaaaggagaagcatttTTAAAACTTACCTTAAAAGTTTATTGGCGAGGAATGTGACGTGGTGACGTGGCTTCACGAGAagcttttatttagtaaaacgtTTAGCTGTCACGCAGAGAACATTTCTCACCAAAACTGTGCATTTAATGCGTTCACACTAACAttcctttaaaaaatattcaaaccatGTATACTTTTCTCGACGTTAAACCTTCAGCTTCAAGTTTGATTATTTGATTTATCAATCTTCTCAATATAATCATAGCATCAATTAAGATTCCTTATTCCTCTATACGTTTATGTTAAAAAAGCTAATCCATCTGATCTATCGCTATTAAGTCGACAGATCCGTAGAGACGACAAAGCGATGAAACTTTAGTATGATGCCAAGTGTTAATGAAAAAACTCTTTTCTTCATACCTGTTTTCATGCATTTAGCAGAGCACTCACGTTCTTGAGAACCGCCTCTCATTGCTGAAATATGACGTTGATAATCTATTTCTAGATAAATGTGATGTATTCGGTTTTGTTACTGCTCGATGAGGTGATCTCTGTTTCGAAGAAACTGAATCACTGTAAGTCGTTTCGGCTTAGCGTATTAGTCTTCTCGAGCAAGCAATATAAGCATCTGAGTGTCACCACTTTCGCCGCCATGAGAGCTCTGCATTAGACGATCTTGAAGATGAGAAGAAACTTCCAGGAACGAACCACCGGCAAGTCTCACGTGCTGGTCGCATCTAGAACAACATTTACAATTTAGAGAGTCAAATAACCTTCAATTTCTTTTATTAtgcaactattttttttttgaatttaaaggagctatacttttttttatttcacacagttattgtttttcttataatatgttATTGATCCACTTTTATTTCGATTTTATGTGTTAAACCTTTAAGTCCATAACTACTACAACAAaatatgtgaaatataaaaaaatattttctaaagctTCTTTTCAAACTTGCAAACACcgtatattaaattttaatattagtgAACTCATTATAAAAAGTCTATAGCTTCGCCCCTGATAATAATCATACTTTTAGTTCTATCTAACTATCGGTTAAAGTATACTTTAtgttatacataatcataatatataattttaacattaaTATAGACATCTTATCCCGCGCAAAACGCGGGTTACTATCTAGTAAGCTTATTATAAGTAATGTTTTAGCCTCGTGTTTTCACAGATTCTCCTCGTGTGATTAATGTTATGAGGAACTTGATCAACTTTCCAAGCACCATCGCTAATTGTTTTGTCTTTCTCTTCTATGGGTGAACATTACTAATAAAATGGGTATGTCACGTACCGTATGTGCTTCACGAGCTAAGGGCATTAGCTATGTGTACAATGTTGGCCAAAATAATTTGGAAATTAAACGCAcccaaaaaaatgttataaaatagCGTTTTTAATCCATTTTAACTTTATGAACCATAAAGCTATTCGTCTAACACTTagggtatgaatggtgaccaggGAACGGCGAAGAATAATGCATTTCCTAACGTTCCTGAAAAAAATCACCATTTACGAGGAATAATAATTCTCTCTCATTCcctttcattctttttttttagataattaaagaacaaaagtaTTCCTTGTTAAAAATGATAAGGAACGACCATTTCTTTTCATTCCTGCTATTTTATTCCCAAACATTCTTTTTTAATCCGTTATTCTTGTTTCTcgaatggtcaccagtcagaCCTTACTGtattatttttaccaaaaaacacTGTTACTGTATTTGACATCTATTTAGGAAAATAATAGTTTATACCAAATTCAGTTCCGTGTCATGcacacaatatatttttttataatttaaatctttaaaatataaatgaaataaTGTGTTAATATGTCACTTTGTCtttattacatttaatttttttttagttttggatGGCAAATATATTAACGTTTGAACATGTATATAAACCGTACAAATCTATTTACATCTggtaaatttaattatatatatacattttccgTACCTGAATACCTAAAATGGTCGATCCGTTAACCTGACCCTCCCTTTTGACCAAACTGATTTGTGTCCTTACATGAACATTATTAAGTTTTCTTttgatttaaagtttaaactCTGGTGTGGCCCTTTTCCCTATATTCAAAATCCACAACACAATTACGAAACATACAAGTTAAAGCCGTAATAAAATTGTTGCTGTGGCTGTAGTGAATGTCATTTTAGTTGCATAAGTCCTTTTATATCtgttgatgatgaagaagaagaatcaaagtGTAATTTGAGGCGAGTCTGATAGAAAGAATTATGAACGATTAAAACGTTTGAATTGTGATCCTTTACATTTAATTTATATGGCGTCaactattaatttataatccCTCTGTTTTCTTAAAAGatgatattttagaaaattttcttTGCACatctttaaaatttaataatttttatgctATATAACtcttcatatttaaaaatatgtttttcattTGTCGAATTATGGTTAGATAGatagttaataatatttatgtttagaaaaaaagttgaaattaatattttattaatttgtgtGTTAAAATCTAAAAGTCAAATAATAAGAACAGGGAGTATTGtacatcttttcttttttttttgaagtagAGTATTGTACATCTTGAGAAGATCATTAATTTGTAAGCTCTCTTTATTTACTGGCCTCGTGCTTTAAGAGTTTTCACGGCCGTCGATGCAAATATGTACACTGAATTGAATTTTGACTTAGCGCCATTGATCAAATTGCTagctattttatttatttgttaaaacTTTTACCAGAAAAGCGAATATGTTGTACGTACAAAAAAAGTGAATATATCACACTGAATCTGTTTCTGGTCAATTTCCATTCCATTTACCAAACACAACCGACTTTCTAGAACCAAAAGAAGCTGCATCAACTTTTTTCTAGAGCTATGTAACTTAAAGGAAAAATATATCGACAGAACTAATCCTAGATCTTCTGATTCAATGctggttattattttttaaaaaaaaagctatgCTGGTTTTGGTTATAATGTCCCCACATCCGGCCCTGcttgaactagagagagaattaaaaagaaaaagaaacaaaggaaGATGTTTTATTCCATTTATGACGATTGATGAACAAAGAAAACATGAAACATAGATTGAGTTTTATTATTAGTCGTAGCTTATAACTCTTATCCTCTTAGATGATAGACATAATAGGCTTGGACGAAGTCTTTGTCTCACTAGCTCTCACGAACACAACCTCGAATGGCGTAGAGGCTAGAGCCAAACGCCTAACGCCATGTTTGTCCACAAATATTCCGACATCGACGCAATCTTCACCgttaaaacaaaacacaatctTGTAACCTCCAATAGAATCTTCAATTTTCTTGATCTGGAAGAAATCATTCGATGGTTTAGGACCAGCCGCTATGAACGCCGCTCCAAAGACCATGTCGGGCGCAGGTACATACCAATAGGTTGACTGAACACAAATCGTGGCTTTGACGTCCATCTCGATGTTGAGGTTCGTTGATTCAGGAACGAACGCAACTTTAGTCCTCCAGTCTGAGAATCTTACGGGAATGCCCCTCTTGACCTCTGAATACTCCTGTCCGATATAGAGGGGACAATTGTTGCCACCACGGGGGGAGAGAGTCAGGCCAC comes from Brassica rapa cultivar Chiifu-401-42 chromosome A02, CAAS_Brap_v3.01, whole genome shotgun sequence and encodes:
- the LOC103852842 gene encoding kunitz trypsin inhibitor 4-like; translation: MNPMFYFLLALTAVLAVTGSPGEPVLDIHGDIIFDGSYYVLPRISGPGGGGLTLSSRGDDWCPLYLKQEYSEVNRGIPVKFSDWRTKVAFVPESANLNIHMDVKATICGQSTYWYVPPVEPITVIEALFIAAGPKPSNGFFQIKKIEDGLGGYKIVFCVNNNDCSDIGIFVDKQGVRRLALSSTPFEVRFMKATETETSTKPIMSIKTTKVKE
- the LOC103852844 gene encoding kunitz trypsin inhibitor 4-like, with the translated sequence MNPMFYFLLALTAVLVVTASPGEPVLDINGDIIFDGSYYVLPRIFGPAGGLTLSPRGGNNCPLYIGQEYSEVKRGIPVRFSDWRTKVAFVPESTNLNIEMDVKATICVQSTYWYVPAPDMVFGAAFIAAGPKPSNDFFQIKKIEDSIGGYKIVFCFNGEDCVDVGIFVDKHGVRRLALASTPFEVVFVRASETKTSSKPIMSII